The following DNA comes from Eriocheir sinensis breed Jianghai 21 chromosome 5, ASM2467909v1, whole genome shotgun sequence.
GGCAAGCTCTTCGTTCATCTCCATTACTGCCATTAGGAACTCTAAGTTCATATCGACCTGGAAGACAATAAAACAGTCATGTGCTGGACAGCATTTCTAATATGCTCACACTGGTATTTCCATTACGAGCTCCTCTGCCACACCTAAATAACCTCCTTCAACTCATTTTAATCCCAAAATCTCTATAATAGTTTCTGATTGATGTTAATGGCTGGACAAAAGGAGCATGGTGGCCTTACTCTTCTGTACAGCATTCTGGAGTGTTCCCTGAACCTCTACCTGGCTATGCTAACTGGCTGTAAACTGCAGTGCATTACCCTGTGTAAAGCCACCATAAGTAGTGAAGAACAGGCTAAAATTATATAAGGTTTTGTCTGTCAGCTCAAGGTGTCTTGTGTAAAATCCAATCCCTTTCTGGTAGTTTAGTATATATATAGTGAAAAATGGTTGGCAATGGACAAGCACCATAACAACAAAGAATATGACCAGACATGCGAGTGATCAGCCGCTCCATCATGTATACAGACATGGTGGCTGCTAGCTGCCAGGTGGGTGTTAAAAAGAAAAGGTAATTTCTCACAAGActatcatgttttctttttcaaacATTTTGGTACCATTTCATGCTTTATCACCTTATAAGAAAACACCAGATAGTCTGTATTAGAAATCTACCCTGTAAacttctttattcctttactaATTTCCTGTCCTTCACAGCTCTATGCTACTTCCCTTGTAAAACTAATTCACTTCGCTTATACATTTACTATTGTCAGTGCATGAGCTCTTTTCCCACCAAAAGCATTTCACTACTTCATCTGAGAGCTACAGGTAGGTTCTGTTCTTCACAGTGATAAACTTATGCTTATTCAACCTTTCATGGCAGCCACCCATTAATATTTAAACCCCTTACAGATGGCAATTACTGCCTCTTGCTACCTGGCCTTCGTGCAGAGGCTGTCCAGCTAGGTCCAGCAGGTACACTGCACGACTTACAGGGTGCAGGAGACACTGGTACGCCTTGTTGACAGCAGATGAGTGGTCATGGGCAAACTGTTGCTCTCTCTGGAGGGGGAAGTTGGAAGATTTGTTTTGTTAATGTTTTTAAGGTGCTATGGGCTATTCATTCCTTTCCTGCCACAGATGCTGCTACATGAGCCACTCATGTACACTTTCTTAAGGATTTTTCATGCTAAGATTCTGAAGGATTATGAATAATGTCAGCATTAGTAAACCATCACACAGAAggtataataaaagaaaaaacattatTGAACAAgtgaaatttacataaaaatgaaaatagaaatgcatGTATGATTCATATATGCCCTGTGATAATCCAGGGACAGGATTAAGTACGTAATGACAAACACTTACCTCAGGGTTAAGTGTGTATCTGTCAGGATGATACTGAGCCTGCAACATTCTGAACCTTTTTGCCAGAGCCTTGGTGTCAATACTAAAGTTCTTCTGGATCCCAAGAACAGTGAAGTAGTCTCTTTGTTTGTTCAGTGGCTGCAAGCTCTTGCAGCTGAGGCAGAATTCAGTATCAGTGGGAATAACTGACTGACAACTCCAGCACTGGTTTGGCCCAACACTGGAGCTGAGAGTGACTTGGCTTTGTTTGATGACAAATCTGGAAAAGAGGGAAACAATGTAAATTGATTTTAGCTTTGTGTAGGTTTAACACTAATCTTCCAGTGGTTAGCTGTGGAGATGGCTAAATGAAAAGGTCAAGAGGGACAAAGACCCCTATTTGGAGGTGGTtatcttattctattttttcttatgtGCTGCCCATAGCACCAATAGGCTCTTTTGAAGGGCCTGCAGGACGATCTCTACCCTTTAGTGGTGCAGGCAACTTATTTTCAGTGGCTGGCATGGTATATGATTCTTGCTCTGCCTACGATGGCCCCTGATGCTCCTTTTGACCTGTCACTGAAGtaagggttgactgaagatctgaaCAGCATATGGGTTATGTTCGGCCACTGGTCAACATCTAACGgagggacttgaacccgggttcTTGGGATCACCATGTGCAAACGGTAACCACTTGGCCATCACCTCTCCTTGGTTAGGGTTGGGAATTGTTGTTAGGTTTGGTTACATTTGTTTAGTATTTGTGTATATAAATAAGTGTGATATGCTTTGCTGGCGGTCAAGGCGGCAACTCCAGTGGTGGTAGGGTCTGCCTTGCTCATGGGCTTGTGAGGGCATAagtacattttttccttcatttctgtgTACTGTGATGATGAAACTTTTATTTCTGATGAGTTTTGAAGTGTATGCTATTTATTAGCATTATTTTGATGTGGACATCACAAAATTTTGGGAAGGGTGGAGAGTGAAGAGATATTTGAGAAACTAGTGGTTTACCAGGGAATAGTCAGTGGACTGATCAAAACCACATCAAAGCATATCAGATATAAATTATTTCATATGCGATTATGAGACAGGTGAAGTTTTAAACATTTCCCCAAGAGAGCCCAGTGGTGGTATGGGCTAAGTGTAAgacggaaaaaaaaggggggaacaTGGAGATGAGGGTAGCCTTCTCCGCCACCATGGCAACAGTGGCAAAGTGTGAAGCACACATTTATCGTAAACAATTCAACTACCGTATACAAATCGAACAAAACTAAATCTAATGTAatataaccaaacctaacctaacccaactacATATAGTAACCTAATATATCCTGATCTGGTCCCTCTGGTGCCATTACACTAGACTGCACTCATAAACATTATACATTAATATTTTGAATTTCTTTAGTTTCCTGGAAGCTCTtggttactgcactgcattcagagaaATAAAATGCAACATGCCAGTATTGACCTTATGCGAGACAGCAACATTATTAACCTAGCGCGAGATGGCTACATTTAGTTCCATATTAACAATGGGCTAagtgtaagaaaaagaagaagaagaagaggaacaagaacaagaagaaaactaagaacaagaacaagagaaagaagaacaaaacaaagaaatagaaaaagaggaacaagaacaagaacgaaactaagaacaagaggaacaagaaagacaagaacaagagccaagaggaacaagaacaataagaacaagaataaaaataagaaaaaaaataagattaagTTACTAAAGGATGTCCCGCACCTCCCAACACATACTTCTCAGTGGCTGGTCTCGTCCTCAAGGCTCCCATGGCAGTGTATCGCCTTGAACTTATGGCATGGTAGCTTCTGAGGACACTGGTATATCTTGGGCAAGGCAGAAGGAGGCGGGCGTGCTTGAGGTCATTAAGTGCAGCAGAGGACAGATGAGGGGTGAGCAGTCTCAGGGCCATAGCGTACCTGTGTATTTAATTGCTTATGTAATTCATCTCTCAGCACAGTGACacttaaagagaaggaaaacagaataaGTAGTTAAATTATATAAGTTCCCTTGTGGCTCTTCTTCACTGAgtagatcttgatcttgatcttgatgtcacaggtggctcgggatttctccccagccaggcctttgtatcggcagttcctgtgaaaggaaaaaaaaacatgcggaaagtctatgttctcggggcaagatatcattccctacatcttgcacgccacatgccctccaagaactcttttactgcctcaatcactcgtccactcatctctccactgagccccagcagcagcaccatcattgagcaccatccactcccttcctctgatcttgatgtcacaggtggcttgagatttctcccagccaggcctttgtatcggcagctcctgtgaaagaaaaaacaaaacatacagaaaatcgGTGTTCAGCTACTCGGGGCAAGATGTCattgcctacatcttgcacgccacatgctctccaagaactctttcactgcctcaatcactcgtccactcgtctctccccTGAGCCCCAGCACCAgtaccatccactcccttccagtcctcccattcactccacgtcccatctcactcagacacacatgcatcatcttcgttctctctctgtcacacttcttacattccagcactacatgatgcacagtctcgtccacacccctgtcacacatctggcacactttgctgcgggactcgaccatctatagttccttgcatttacatccagacactgcgctctagcacggaaaagatcacctcccaggcttccctcataccacacctcacactttggggcctctttctccctgtaccaGTCGAGAGTCTCCTTtcaccattgtatcttttttagtttcatggtgctacctacacatgtattaatagttgtataatcacacagtcctgcctgggggttgggatggcatgttcctcccttctcccttgttgtttacctgcaacaataaacaatcaatcaatccatttgatcaatccctcatctttaactgccatatctatcacattcttccactttcttacatcccactcaaacccttctccatttctgtttgttattctccattcaaacacattctgcctatcttcaaagggtcggtatacacccacctacttagcataacagtcctgtctatcattcgcccacatttattcgcccatttgccatctcttatattccacaactatacttttcttgctaatcttgcatcctctatttgttccagtctcactttatatatATACCAGGTAATTAAGTTTCTTCACCTTAAACTTGATCTTGATGTTATCGGTGACTTGGGATATCTCTCTGTACTGCATCTCTTGTGTAAAGGAAAAACATACAGAACATACAGTATCGTACGTACATGGGGCACAATACTATTCCTTACAGCttgtacgtagtagtagtagtagtcggtcggtagttttgcctttgtaacggcactccctgatatAGCTCTTTACTGTCTGggtccattattttccttttttctttcgttcttttttatcttattgtccaaaacttctGTACTGCTGCTTTTGTTTTGCCACAATTCAGAGTCCAGACTGATCTTGGTCTTGGTGCGGGAGGTGTCACTGGTCACGGTCCTCACGGAGAGCacgggagtggaggagagggaggaaaggggcgcTGCCGCGCTGATTCATCCCTTtgctgactgacacacacacacacacacacacacacacatgcagttcagtaatgcagtggttagcgtgctctCCTTACAAGCTGGGGATCGCAAGTCCAGCAcgtggtcagaccatggtgaagtacacccccccaacccctaccccccccccccccacacacacacacacgcgtgcgcACTCGGTCATGCTCATAATTTTATGTGTGAGCGGCCCACACAAGCGCCCACGCCCGCGCATCTGTGTTGGTCAGGGGTTTTCGATCTTCCTCTCCTCATGACCAAGAAAAACTCCTTGGTGATTATACCTTCCAAACTAGGATCAAGATCAGGGTCAAGGAAACTGTCTAAGACTCTAAAGAATCCTTGATCAGGGCCATCAGCATCCTGACTTCTGACGTGAACCCTTTCCAGCCTCCGTTTGAAGCTCGATCGATCAGGTCAAAGTACAACGCAGGAACCCATGCGTTTCCAAAGAAAGTAAATCAAACCTTAATGTTTCCCCGTTCCATTTTCTTCCGCTTGCATACAGAGGCACAGACACAATTCTGCATCTCAAGGACATGACTTGAAGGCCCAAGATCGTGGTGACTGGGCCGCGTGTTTACCCTCGCCGCGGCCCAGCTCAATTAAAGCACGTGTGAGGGGCGGGCGTGAGCATATCAGGGGCCTCAGGGCCTCCCAGAAGCCCAGAGGACAGCAAGGAAAAGTTACAATCTTATGCAGTTAAGTGAATTTGCTCAACATACTCAATTCCATATATTACGTGAAAAAGTTTGTTTCATTTAGAATACTGTGGTATAGTTATTTTTAATACTTTATCTTACGATTGAACGAAATTTAATGATTAAAAATCACACCAACATCTGTAACTTTCATATTTTAGTTTATCTTTTCTACGTCGTCTAAGTTACCTATTCATCGACTATCCTGCACAATCGCCATCGGATAGTAGCACTGACCACCTCAAACCGAGGACCTCCCCTGCAGAGGACCATGACTCGGCGACGATGGGTGCACAGGCAACAAATAAAGCCTGAAGGAGCAGGCGTCAGTTGGGCTGTGTAATCAAGGCTCGCCGCGGCATGCCGCAGCTATCCACCTTCGTTCGGTGACTGGTCTCTGCAACACCGGGCGGCGGAGTCAGTGACGTTTGGTCGGTGTGGCGGGGAGTAGGTATCCGCGCTGCCCGTggcaaccagtgtgtgtgtgggtgagtgggtgtgggtgtgttccgTTCATGGGGCCGCAGTGAACTAGTGTTTGGACTTTCTTTTCTTTGGAAACGGAGAAGCTAATGGTGCAATGACGTGAACCATAGCGAGTTATGTGAGCGGCAGAGGAGCATTTGTGGCAAAAGTCCATTCGTAGTGCTCCTTGCACTGTGTTTGGAAGTTTCAGTTACTATCCCTGGCCGCTCCGGCGCTGCCTTGGATAACCGGGAAGCCTTTTATCGTGTGCGTCAACGATCATGGTTTATTCGGGATAAAGGAAAGTGACACCAGCGAAGATACGGAAGCGGCAGACAGGTGAGAGGACTTGGTAGGCAGGTAGCGAGTTTTTGCATGCGTCCGTTAAATTATTGTACAGCATCCTGGATGTTGTTGCCGCATGTTACCAcatctctctctttaaacacacCTCAAACCCACACTCACTcgggagacgggacacaacccccgactgacacccggtacccattcactggcGGGTGGACGGGGAACACTGATTGAAGGAGACTCCATCCGTTTCCACTCCGCTCCGGAACCTAACCCGGGACGATTAGGTTGTGAGGCGAGCGCGCTACACACTGCTCACTGTGTGGCTGTatgattgtatttttttataaattcatTTTTGTTGCACAAAAACACTATCACATATATCACATAATGCATTTCAGCATCAGTACCAATGTGTTACTGAAAAGGAGTGTACTCCAGTAATTTCTTATCTATTCGAGGAAGGCATTCATTACTTGTGGAATTGCATTTCATGATGTTTGTCTTGTTCTTGTAAGCGCAGCAAATTTACAACCCGTTTACGCCTTCTTTAGAGGGAAAGATATTCAGCCCTGACCTTTGCTTGCGTGCAACGTGTTTGTGCTTGTCATGTGCTATCTCCCGAGTCTCCATCTGACCGACGTCGTAAATCTCGGTTGGTTTGATAGACAGCTTTGGGGATGGTCTTCACTCAGTCGATGCTGGTGGAAAAATTGACCATGCATAGGCCGGGGCGGGGAAGAGTGAAGGTGCATGCTTCCCTTTTTACTTCCTGACCCTGTATgcggcgaaacacacacacacacacacacacacacacacgagagagagagagagagagagagagagagagagagagagagagagagagagagagaattacatagaattacatagaaaatcagaccacacagaccccatggtccagactaggtggtctgtctttaaacctaagtgaatctacactaatcagatggctccaaaacgttgcttttctactctagttaatattaagttcaaggaagtgacgatcgagcttgtttttaaaagagtcaatcgtgttacattggatcactgacggtgggagcttattccattctcgcactacaacgttggtgaagaaaaatttggtgcagtctgaatttacttgtctacagttgagttttatgccattgttcctcgttcgcaaagtgtcatcgatcataaacaattttgttctgtctacattcgtgaaaccattaagtattttaaaacattcgatcagttttcctcggaggcgacgtttctcaaaagagaacatgttaaggatggaaagcctttcttcgtaggatttgtttcgcaaggaagggatcatttttgttgcccgacgctgaacatctaatttagcaatgtcctctgcatagtgaggagaccaaaactgtaccgaatattccaagtggggtctgactaaactattgtagagcggaagtattacatctttattcttgaataaaaagtttcttttaatgaagcccaacaatctgttcgctttatttgctgcatcgatgcattgatataagaatttgaggtttgacgcgattttgacccccaggtccttagcgcattgaacgcttgtgagtttaacgccgcgcatttcgtaatcgaacttcttatttcttgttctaacttgaaggacctggcacttgtctacgttaaagggaatctcccatctatccgaccaagctgaaattttgtgcaaatcctcttggaggctttgcctgtcttcgtcagtgagaaccgagttaccaatctttgtgtcgtctgcaaatttactaatgccattattgagtccaacatccatgtcgttgatgtaaataatgaagagcaatgggccaagaaccgagccctgagggacgccactagtgaccggcgcccactctgagttaaatccgtcaatcactactctttgttgtctgttgctcaaccaattcgcgaccCATTGGTTTACTTgcccgtcaatacctatttgctttaatttataaagtaatttatgatgtgggactttatcaaacgctttctagaaatcaagatagactacgtccaatgatttggttacatcataaactgagaagaggtcgttataaaaggtcattaggtttgataggcaggatcttttgttacggaagccatgtgaatccccaattaatgagtggctttcgaggtaactcacaattttgtctctaattatgctctcaagtagcttacctacaattgaagttagactaatgggttggtagttacctggtgtttttttgtctcctttcttaaaaatcagtgtcacgttagcctttttccaatccgaaaggacgatgccttgtcgcaaggacatattgaatacgtttgtgagggaggagactatttcgctctttgtttctttaagcagtatatgatatactttatcgggtccgggacttttatttgttttaagtgaatgaatagctttaaggacttcatcggttgttatttcaaaattaggcaatgcatgctcgagatttacattagtactggtgctggtggtagtgggaggaagactgttagtattaaacaccgagggaaagtaactgtttaagaggtttgcagtgtgttggctgtcagtcactagtgcaccgtcgttgtttgttaaaggtccaattccacttctgatcgcctttctgttgtttatgtaactgaagaaagatttcggattatttttacagagagagagaaagtctttAGATTGCCGCGTGAGTAGAGAAACTACCTTAGAGTAAGCGTTGGCTAACTGACCTTtgctaatgaaagaaaaaaaggggttagaagttttacacacacacacacacacacacacacacacacacacacacacacacacacacacacacacacacaaacacacacacacacacacacacacacacacacacacacacacacacacatacacacacacagagttcaaCCGGTACTAACGAACTCTCTCCTATAATCTTCATGATGGCCATTAATGTAATGTCTTTGAATCTATCTagctacctatctgtctatctctatcgactttatttttgtatctttttgtACTAGAAGCCtgtggccagagagagagagagagagagagagagagagagagagagagagagagagagagagagagagcatgagcaCTAGCAGATAAGAACAAAAGGAGTCTGTAAAAGGCCAGTtgacctacacagggcagcccctgTAAATCTGACACCACCGCCCACCACtagtcctcccttcctttactacaCGGCCTCAGACCTTTCCTGCTCTTTTACCTGCAGAACCTTACTGATATCGCCCTTATTGAATCTCTTCATCCTATATAAACTTCATTTAAGTCCCTCGCACCCTTCCCTTCTGTAGAGAAAGCAAATTTGAACGGTGAAGCCTATCAATATATGGCAAGTTCAAGGTTTTCAACTCATGAATAACATTTGTCATTCACTACTGCACGTATTCTAACTTGCTGATATCCATTCTGTAAAAGGAACactagaactgcactgcataattGATATGAggtttaactaatgctaaatataacgAGGATGACTTCAAGGCTGATATTGTTGACGCCTCTCAATGAAATCCAGTGGCCTATGTGCACAATTCTTCAACTGATTGCTCTCGTTCTTTGGgcgtagatatatatagataaataggcagacagacagatagatagataggtacagaCATATATAGAGGCTACTAAGGCTTTGTTACATATAAAACTATGGAAATGACTACGATATACATTTTTATTTCACTCCCGTAAGTCTCTAAGCGTCTGTTGTGTGTTGTGGGAGA
Coding sequences within:
- the LOC126984441 gene encoding co-chaperone protein HscB-like isoform X4, encoding MYAMALRLLTPHLSSAALNDLKHARLLLPCPRYTSVLRSYHAISSRRYTAMGALRTRPATEKFVIKQSQVTLSSSVGPNQCWSCQSVIPTDTEFCLSCKSLQPLNKQRDYFTVLGIQKNFSIDTKALAKRFRMLQAQYHPDRYTLNPEREQQFAHDHSSAVNKAYQCLLHPVSRAVYLLDLAGQPLHEGQVDMNLEFLMAVMEMNEELAEAEDKDTIQAIRQRNMTILDSLLKEADAAFSSNDINTARVVVAKIKYYNSIYEKVKALERKHGIVE
- the LOC126984441 gene encoding iron-sulfur cluster co-chaperone protein HscB-like isoform X3, encoding MALRLLTPHLSSAALNDLKHARLLLPCPRYTSVLRSYHAISSRRYTAMGALRTRPATEKFVIKQSQVTLSSSVGPNQCWSCQSVIPTDTEFCLSCKSLQPLNKQRDYFTVLGIQKNFSIDTKALAKRFRMLQAQYHPDRYTLNPEREQQFAHDHSSAVNKAYQCLLHPVSRAVYLLDLAGQPLHEGQVDMNLEFLMAVMEMNEELAEAEDKDTIQAIRQRNMTILDSLLKLGCIYRNCRGILSAPNVGEYCAPGHCRGATLGMKAVVSLQSSEGSFHTRG
- the LOC126984441 gene encoding iron-sulfur cluster co-chaperone protein HscB-like isoform X1; protein product: MYAMALRLLTPHLSSAALNDLKHARLLLPCPRYTSVLRSYHAISSRRYTAMGALRTRPATEKFVIKQSQVTLSSSVGPNQCWSCQSVIPTDTEFCLSCKSLQPLNKQRDYFTVLGIQKNFSIDTKALAKRFRMLQAQYHPDRYTLNPEREQQFAHDHSSAVNKAYQCLLHPVSRAVYLLDLAGQPLHEGQVDMNLEFLMAVMEMNEELAEAEDKDTIQAIRQRNMTILDSLLKLGCIYRNCRGILSAPNVGEYCAPGHCRGATLGMKAVVSLQSSEGSFHTRG
- the LOC126984441 gene encoding iron-sulfur cluster co-chaperone protein HscB-like isoform X2 — encoded protein: MYAMALRLLTPHLSSAALNDLKHARLLLPCPRYTSVLRSYHAISSRRYTAMGALRTRPATEKFVIKQSQVTLSSSVGPNQCWSCQSVIPTDTEFCLSCKSLQPLNKQRDYFTVLGIQKNFSIDTKALAKRFRMLQAQYHPDRYTLNPEREQQFAHDHSSAVNKAYQCLLHPVSRAVYLLDLAGQPLHEGQVDMNLEFLMAVMEMNEELAEAEDKDTIQAIRQRNMTILDSLLKLGCIYRNCRGILSAPNVGEYCAPGHCRGATLGMKAVFVLPHWSLTPAPPP
- the LOC126984441 gene encoding iron-sulfur cluster co-chaperone protein HscB-like isoform X6 — translated: MYAMALRLLTPHLSSAALNDLKHARLLLPCPRYTSVLRSYHAISSRRYTAMGALRTRPATEKFVIKQSQVTLSSSVGPNQCWSCQSVIPTDTEFCLSCKSLQPLNKQRDYFTVLGIQKNFSIDTKALAKRFRMLQAQYHPDRYTLNPEREQQFAHDHSSAVNKAYQCLLHPVDMNLEFLMAVMEMNEELAEAEDKDTIQAIRQRNMTILDSLLKEADAAFSSNDINTARVVVAKIKYYNSIYEKVKALERKHGIVE
- the LOC126984441 gene encoding iron-sulfur cluster co-chaperone protein HscB-like isoform X5 → MYAMALRLLTPHLSSAALNDLKHARLLLPCPRYTSVLRSYHAISSRRYTAMGALRTRPATEKFVIKQSQVTLSSSVGPNQCWSCQSVIPTDTEFCLSCKSLQPLNKQRDYFTVLGIQKNFSIDTKALAKRFRMLQAQYHPDRYTLNPEREQQFAHDHSSAVNKAYQCLLHPVDMNLEFLMAVMEMNEELAEAEDKDTIQAIRQRNMTILDSLLKLGCIYRNCRGILSAPNVGEYCAPGHCRGATLGMKAVVSLQSSEGSFHTRG